A single genomic interval of Candidatus Methylarchaceae archaeon HK02M2 harbors:
- the pth2 gene encoding peptidyl-tRNA hydrolase Pth2, with amino-acid sequence MSIYFEFKMNIIIREDLNMSTGKIVAQACHACLETYEKAKKIETKYCNAWLKEGAKKVILKVNSIEKLRELEKKATKFKLPCALIIDKGLTEVPPNTPTALGIGPSRSELIDKVTGNLPLL; translated from the coding sequence TTGTCGATTTATTTTGAGTTTAAGATGAACATAATTATTAGAGAAGACTTGAATATGAGCACAGGCAAGATAGTAGCACAAGCATGTCATGCGTGTCTGGAAACATATGAAAAAGCAAAGAAGATTGAAACTAAATATTGTAATGCTTGGCTTAAAGAAGGCGCAAAGAAAGTTATTCTTAAAGTAAATTCAATAGAGAAGCTTCGTGAACTAGAAAAAAAGGCTACAAAATTCAAATTACCTTGTGCATTAATAATAGATAAAGGATTAACTGAAGTTCCACCAAATACGCCCACAGCTCTAGGGATCGGTCCTTCAAGATCTGAGCTGATCGATAAAGTTACCGGTAACCTTCCTTTATTATAA
- a CDS encoding NAD(P)/FAD-dependent oxidoreductase: MKRILILGGGGGGAVAASRLSKGLKGKAEITLVDKKTHYEFMPSYLWIATGLREPDDIRRPLKFFEGKGIKVLNEKVVEIDPANRTVRTDKGSLSYDCLIISLGAELRPDLLKGIDHTYHTWDLKSSIKLREALSKFKGGKIVVSTPPSPYRCPPAPFELALMMRYLSDLRGIIEKTEIDVIHSTWKQPMESFGPFMQKMFRGFLEQYNVNYIGGWKIDHVDGDRKKLVSSSGDEIEYDLAVVIPPHTPALPVVNTPDLVNKRTGYMDIENKMLRNPKYDDIFGIGDVVAPTLGLGMAGVFAHFQADYVSTQLVDEIKGVHMAMSYNMVGICVMDVGYLGAAVFCDFEKVIKGESEYPKCWVLGAMKAFRGVKFAFEKMWFTSLFGR; this comes from the coding sequence TTGAAACGCATTCTTATTTTGGGAGGTGGTGGAGGAGGAGCAGTTGCTGCTTCCAGATTATCCAAAGGGTTAAAGGGGAAAGCTGAAATTACTTTGGTAGATAAAAAGACGCATTATGAATTCATGCCGTCTTACCTCTGGATTGCAACAGGTCTTAGAGAGCCTGATGATATAAGAAGGCCATTAAAGTTTTTCGAAGGTAAGGGCATAAAGGTATTAAACGAAAAGGTGGTTGAAATCGATCCAGCAAACAGAACTGTAAGGACTGATAAAGGTTCTTTGAGCTATGATTGCCTTATTATTTCTCTTGGGGCAGAACTAAGGCCAGACCTCCTCAAGGGGATCGACCATACCTATCATACATGGGACCTCAAAAGCTCTATTAAGCTAAGGGAAGCATTATCAAAGTTTAAAGGTGGTAAAATTGTTGTAAGCACACCACCATCGCCGTATAGATGTCCACCTGCTCCTTTTGAACTTGCTCTGATGATGAGATACCTCTCAGACTTGAGAGGAATTATCGAGAAGACCGAAATAGATGTGATACATTCGACATGGAAACAACCCATGGAATCTTTTGGTCCATTTATGCAAAAGATGTTCAGAGGCTTCTTAGAACAATATAATGTGAATTATATTGGAGGTTGGAAGATCGACCATGTCGATGGCGATAGGAAGAAGCTGGTTTCAAGTAGTGGTGATGAGATAGAATACGATCTGGCTGTAGTAATCCCACCTCATACACCAGCTTTACCGGTTGTCAATACACCAGACTTGGTCAATAAAAGAACTGGATATATGGACATAGAAAATAAGATGCTACGAAATCCAAAATACGATGATATATTTGGGATCGGCGATGTTGTAGCTCCTACACTTGGGTTGGGGATGGCTGGCGTCTTTGCCCACTTCCAGGCGGACTATGTATCCACACAACTCGTCGATGAGATAAAAGGGGTCCATATGGCCATGTCCTACAATATGGTTGGAATCTGCGTTATGGATGTTGGTTACCTTGGCGCAGCAGTCTTCTGCGATTTTGAAAAAGTGATAAAGGGTGAATCCGAATATCCAAAATGCTGGGTTCTAGGTGCCATGAAAGCCTTTAGAGGCGTAAAGTTCGCTTTTGAAAAGATGTGGTTTACTTCACTTTTTGGGAGGTGA
- a CDS encoding cupin domain-containing protein yields MIEQAIILIDYYGKFVKKRSKNMEHNEKERVLFQATRLSDLVNYQEGSIVSRTIINKKTGTVTLFAFDKGQGLSEHITPFDALVYLLDGEVEIVISGQVHHLKEGEMIIMPAHQPHALKAVHKFKMVLTMIKS; encoded by the coding sequence ATGATTGAACAAGCAATTATTTTAATAGATTATTATGGAAAATTCGTTAAAAAGAGGAGTAAAAATATGGAGCATAATGAGAAAGAAAGAGTTTTATTTCAAGCAACAAGGTTATCGGATTTAGTAAACTACCAAGAAGGGTCTATAGTTAGCCGTACAATAATCAATAAGAAGACAGGAACAGTTACTTTATTCGCTTTTGATAAAGGACAAGGATTGAGCGAACATATCACTCCATTTGATGCTTTAGTGTATCTTCTTGATGGTGAAGTAGAAATTGTTATCTCTGGTCAAGTCCACCATTTAAAAGAAGGTGAGATGATAATAATGCCCGCCCACCAACCACATGCACTGAAGGCAGTACATAAATTCAAAATGGTTCTAACAATGATAAAATCTTGA
- a CDS encoding 50S ribosomal protein L15e, with protein sequence MYKYVNEAWQKNLKEKPENIKERLIAWRKEPTMVRLERPTRIDRARRLGYKAKQGFIVVRIKVGKGGMRKSRPRSGRRPKHLGTVKIKANVSAREVAERRVVKKYPNLKVLNSYFLYQDGKHIWHEVILVDLNHPANANKF encoded by the coding sequence ATGTACAAATATGTTAACGAGGCATGGCAAAAGAACCTGAAGGAAAAACCTGAGAACATAAAAGAAAGGTTGATAGCTTGGAGAAAAGAGCCTACGATGGTCAGATTAGAAAGGCCAACGAGGATAGACAGAGCGAGAAGGTTAGGGTACAAAGCAAAACAAGGTTTCATAGTTGTGCGAATAAAAGTTGGTAAGGGAGGGATGAGAAAGAGCAGGCCTCGATCTGGAAGGCGGCCAAAACATCTTGGAACTGTAAAGATCAAGGCGAATGTCAGTGCGCGTGAAGTAGCAGAAAGAAGAGTAGTAAAGAAGTATCCTAATCTTAAAGTGCTAAATTCATACTTTCTATATCAAGATGGAAAGCATATTTGGCATGAGGTGATTCTTGTAGACCTTAATCATCCAGCAAATGCTAACAAGTTTTAA